From one Bacteroidia bacterium genomic stretch:
- a CDS encoding DUF5522 domain-containing protein: protein MEGFSQRPKLDPEDFYYSPEGYIIFTEKYHLKRGYCCQNGCKHCPYGFNKKKGRIEKK from the coding sequence ATGGAAGGATTTTCACAACGCCCAAAATTAGATCCGGAAGATTTTTATTACAGCCCAGAAGGCTATATTATTTTTACAGAAAAATACCATCTCAAACGCGGCTATTGTTGTCAGAATGGCTGCAAACATTGTCCTTACGGATTTAATAAAAAAAAAGGGCGCATCGAAAAAAAATAA
- a CDS encoding phosphoribosyltransferase family protein, producing the protein MSKNEKILVVNHLQMEQKINRMAYQIYENNYEEKNIFIAGIAPNGYLLAQKITKVLEKISPLKIQLLKLTVNKENPLKEKISLEPKENDLKNKVVILVDDVLNSGQTLIYGANYFLNFPLKQLRTAVLVDRNHTRYPVKADYIGVSLSTTLQEHIDVELDKKGKEAVYLM; encoded by the coding sequence ATGAGCAAAAACGAAAAAATATTGGTTGTAAATCATCTTCAGATGGAGCAAAAAATCAATCGGATGGCATATCAGATTTACGAAAACAATTACGAAGAAAAAAATATTTTCATTGCGGGAATCGCGCCAAACGGCTATTTACTGGCGCAGAAAATCACGAAAGTGCTCGAAAAAATTTCCCCCTTAAAAATTCAATTATTGAAATTAACCGTCAATAAAGAAAATCCGCTAAAAGAAAAAATAAGTTTGGAGCCGAAAGAAAATGACCTAAAAAACAAAGTGGTTATTTTGGTGGACGATGTATTAAATTCAGGACAAACACTTATTTACGGAGCCAATTATTTCTTAAACTTTCCGCTGAAACAATTACGTACTGCCGTTTTGGTGGATAGAAACCACACGCGTTATCCTGTAAAAGCAGATTATATTGGAGTTTCGCTTTCCACTACTTTACAGGAACACATTGATGTAGAGCTGGATAAAAAAGGAAAAGAAGCAGTGTATTTAATGTAG
- a CDS encoding helix-hairpin-helix domain-containing protein, which yields MIAAAEKNKILKDLQKIPSIGKACSLDLWNIGIRNIADLSNKNPITLYNQLNTFSGVTHDICMLYTFRCAVYFATEKNHDTEKLNWWYWKNKFYNE from the coding sequence ATGATTGCTGCTGCCGAGAAAAATAAAATTTTGAAAGACCTTCAAAAAATTCCAAGTATCGGCAAAGCATGCTCGCTGGATTTATGGAATATTGGGATTCGAAATATTGCCGATCTTTCTAATAAAAATCCGATTACGCTATACAATCAACTCAATACGTTTAGTGGCGTAACGCACGACATTTGTATGTTGTATACATTTCGTTGTGCTGTATATTTTGCGACGGAAAAAAATCACGATACTGAAAAATTAAATTGGTGGTATTGGAAAAATAAATTTTACAATGAGTGA
- a CDS encoding NlpC/P60 family protein translates to MCNTFVSAHADYKAVAVDDSVVAQFYHAENLEIDSAANPELYYKVYDWLGTRYKYAGRTKKGIDCSDFACMIYREVYCDTIGGNAPRLFTISTPIKKEELQEGDLIFFKIKNNRISHVGVYLGNDKFAHASLHAGVIISDLNETYYKKRFFSGGRINP, encoded by the coding sequence ATGTGTAACACCTTTGTTTCGGCACATGCGGATTACAAAGCAGTTGCCGTAGATGATTCTGTTGTCGCACAATTTTATCATGCCGAAAATTTGGAAATTGATTCGGCTGCCAATCCCGAATTGTATTATAAAGTGTACGATTGGTTGGGCACGCGTTACAAATATGCGGGCAGAACAAAAAAAGGAATTGATTGCTCGGATTTTGCCTGCATGATTTATCGCGAAGTGTATTGCGACACGATTGGCGGCAATGCTCCCAGACTTTTTACGATTTCAACACCAATTAAAAAAGAGGAGTTGCAGGAAGGTGATTTGATTTTTTTTAAGATAAAAAATAATCGCATTTCACATGTGGGTGTTTATTTAGGAAACGATAAATTTGCGCATGCTTCCTTACATGCGGGTGTTATTATCAGCGATTTAAACGAAACATATTACAAAAAAAGATTTTTTTCGGGCGGTAGAATTAATCCATAA
- the rocD gene encoding ornithine--oxo-acid transaminase has product METTMKNTISEAQAMQLEEKHGAHNYHPLPVVLTKGKGVFVWDVNGKKYFDFLSSYSAVNQGHCHPKIVNALIEQSEQLTLTSRAFYNDTLGEYEKYITSYFGYDKVLPMNTGAEGVETALKLCRKWGYEKKGIPSNEAKIIVCEGNFHGRTITIISASTDPDAKNNFGPYTPGIITIPYNDVNALENILKDKTVAGFLVEPIQGEAGVNVPDEGYLSKCFDLCKKHHVLFIADEIQTGIARTGKMLACDYENVHPDILILGKALSGGVYPISAVLANDEIMLCIKPGEHGSTFGGNPVAAKVAIAALEVIREEKLAENAAYLGEILRTELKKIKSDVLTLVRGKGLLNAIIIKPKNGKTAWDVCLALKENGLLAKPTHGDIIRFAPPLVITEEQMEECISIIKKTLEHF; this is encoded by the coding sequence ATGGAAACGACAATGAAAAATACAATCAGCGAAGCGCAAGCAATGCAACTCGAAGAAAAACACGGAGCACATAATTATCACCCGCTTCCCGTGGTTTTAACCAAAGGAAAAGGTGTTTTTGTGTGGGATGTAAACGGAAAAAAATATTTTGATTTTCTTTCCTCCTACTCTGCCGTTAATCAGGGACATTGTCATCCAAAAATTGTGAATGCTTTGATTGAACAATCCGAACAATTGACCCTTACTTCGCGCGCTTTTTACAATGATACATTGGGAGAATACGAGAAATACATTACTTCTTATTTTGGATACGATAAAGTATTACCGATGAATACTGGCGCGGAAGGCGTTGAAACAGCTTTGAAATTGTGCCGTAAATGGGGTTATGAGAAAAAAGGAATTCCTTCTAACGAAGCAAAAATAATTGTGTGCGAAGGAAATTTTCACGGACGTACGATTACTATTATTTCGGCAAGTACAGATCCGGATGCAAAAAATAATTTCGGACCGTATACCCCTGGAATTATTACCATTCCTTACAACGATGTAAACGCATTGGAAAATATTTTGAAAGATAAAACGGTAGCCGGATTTTTAGTAGAACCGATTCAAGGCGAAGCTGGCGTTAATGTTCCGGATGAAGGTTATTTATCAAAATGTTTTGATTTGTGTAAAAAACACCATGTTCTTTTTATAGCAGATGAAATTCAAACAGGTATTGCACGCACCGGAAAAATGCTTGCTTGCGATTATGAAAATGTGCATCCGGATATTTTAATTCTCGGCAAAGCTTTGTCGGGAGGCGTTTACCCGATTTCGGCAGTGTTGGCAAATGATGAAATTATGTTGTGCATAAAACCGGGCGAACACGGTTCTACTTTTGGTGGAAATCCTGTTGCCGCAAAGGTTGCCATCGCTGCATTGGAAGTTATCAGAGAAGAAAAGTTAGCTGAAAACGCCGCGTATCTTGGAGAAATTTTACGCACCGAATTGAAAAAAATTAAATCCGATGTTCTCACCTTGGTACGTGGAAAAGGTTTGTTAAATGCCATTATCATTAAACCCAAAAATGGAAAAACAGCTTGGGATGTTTGCCTTGCTTTAAAAGAGAATGGATTGCTTGCAAAACCTACACACGGCGATATTATTCGTTTTGCGCCGCCTTTAGTAATTACCGAAGAACAAATGGAAGAATGTATTTCCATCATTAAAAAAACTTTGGAACATTTTTAA
- the rlmD gene encoding 23S rRNA (uracil(1939)-C(5))-methyltransferase RlmD — protein sequence MRPKKKILPLLESVTITDAGSEGQSIAKLNDYVLFVKNAVPGDVVDVQITRKKSNYREGTAVLIRQPSEKRAIPECEHFGTCGGCKWQNMKYEWQLFYKQKHVHDCFTRLAKVEFPEIQKILPSEKIFFYRNKLEYTFSNKKWLTYEEISGNEEMDRSALGFHIPKMFDKVLDINKCFLQAEPSNSIRLEIKKYALENKLSFFDLRQQQGLLRNIIIRTTSTNELMLILSVFEETEEVHQLLNHISEKFPEITSLQYVINAKRNDTISDLEIKVFKGKDHITEKMEDLKFKIGPKSFYQTNSEQAYFLYKTARDFAQLTGDEVVYDLYTGTGTIANFIAKKAKKVIGIEYVDAAIVDAKDNSRENNISNTLFFAGDMKDVLNDDFISEHGIPDVIITDPPRVGMHEDVTKKILQIGAKKIVYVSCNPATQARDIALLDEKYKVAKVQPVDMFPQTHHVENVVLLELRTV from the coding sequence ATGAGACCCAAAAAGAAAATATTACCATTGTTAGAATCGGTAACAATAACGGATGCAGGAAGCGAAGGACAAAGCATTGCGAAATTAAACGACTATGTTTTGTTTGTTAAAAATGCCGTTCCCGGCGATGTGGTGGATGTGCAAATTACACGCAAAAAAAGTAATTACAGAGAAGGCACTGCCGTATTGATTCGACAGCCTTCTGAAAAGCGCGCCATTCCTGAATGCGAACATTTTGGTACGTGTGGCGGTTGCAAATGGCAAAACATGAAATACGAATGGCAACTTTTTTACAAGCAAAAACACGTACACGATTGTTTCACACGCTTAGCGAAAGTGGAGTTTCCTGAGATACAAAAGATTTTACCTTCCGAAAAAATATTTTTTTACCGCAATAAATTAGAGTACACTTTTTCCAATAAAAAATGGCTCACCTACGAAGAAATTAGTGGGAATGAGGAGATGGACCGTTCTGCACTTGGTTTTCACATTCCGAAAATGTTTGATAAAGTACTTGATATAAATAAATGTTTTTTGCAAGCCGAACCTTCCAATTCTATTCGTTTAGAAATAAAAAAATACGCACTCGAAAATAAATTATCATTTTTTGATTTGCGCCAGCAGCAAGGCTTGTTGCGAAATATTATTATTCGTACCACATCTACAAACGAGTTAATGTTGATACTTTCCGTTTTCGAGGAAACAGAAGAAGTACATCAATTATTAAATCATATTTCTGAAAAATTTCCGGAAATAACTTCGCTGCAATATGTTATCAACGCGAAAAGAAATGATACGATATCAGATTTGGAAATAAAAGTTTTCAAAGGAAAAGATCACATCACCGAAAAAATGGAGGATTTGAAATTTAAAATTGGTCCGAAATCTTTTTACCAAACTAATTCCGAACAAGCTTATTTTTTATACAAAACAGCGCGCGATTTCGCCCAATTAACGGGCGATGAAGTAGTGTACGATTTATATACAGGAACAGGAACCATCGCAAATTTTATCGCTAAAAAAGCAAAAAAAGTAATTGGAATTGAATATGTGGATGCTGCGATTGTAGACGCAAAAGATAATTCGCGTGAAAATAATATTTCGAATACCTTATTTTTTGCTGGTGATATGAAAGATGTTTTGAACGATGATTTTATCAGTGAACATGGTATTCCCGATGTTATTATTACCGATCCTCCGCGAGTTGGAATGCACGAAGACGTAACAAAAAAAATACTGCAAATAGGCGCGAAAAAAATTGTGTATGTAAGTTGTAATCCCGCTACGCAAGCCAGAGACATTGCGTTGTTGGACGAGAAATACAAAGTAGCAAAAGTGCAACCTGTTGATATGTTCCCGCAAACGCATCACGTGGAAAATGTCGTATTGTTAGAACTTCGGACGGTTTAA
- a CDS encoding phosphatase PAP2-related protein: MKEKWIEAWKYKPYRYTLLASLVFTLIVSHYYAIFLLFNEGRNGFDFNDPVLRFFTPVNLSVPLFIAMYSAAVFTAIYVINTSPILTLKLAFAYTFLLIWRMFSLTILPLNPPSGVLPLNDPFLIHFVYSDRIDVRDLFFSGHTASAFLFYIVVENKKLKMYLLVCVLFIAVGVLAQHLHYSIDVLGAPIFSYLAYFPAKWLVKRVDYTRAKK, encoded by the coding sequence ATGAAGGAGAAGTGGATAGAAGCTTGGAAATACAAGCCCTATAGATATACCCTGTTGGCTTCCTTGGTTTTTACGTTGATTGTTTCGCATTATTATGCTATTTTTTTATTATTCAATGAAGGCCGCAACGGATTTGATTTTAATGATCCTGTTTTACGATTTTTTACGCCTGTTAATTTATCCGTTCCGCTTTTTATTGCAATGTATTCGGCTGCCGTTTTTACGGCTATTTATGTGATTAATACATCGCCGATTTTAACGTTGAAATTAGCATTTGCCTATACTTTTTTATTGATTTGGCGAATGTTTTCCTTAACGATTTTACCTTTAAATCCGCCGTCGGGTGTGCTTCCGCTGAATGATCCCTTTTTAATACATTTTGTTTATTCCGATCGTATTGATGTACGCGATTTGTTTTTTTCAGGACACACTGCCAGCGCATTTCTGTTTTATATTGTTGTCGAAAACAAAAAACTTAAAATGTATTTATTAGTATGCGTTTTATTTATTGCTGTTGGCGTTTTAGCGCAGCATTTGCATTACAGCATTGATGTTTTGGGCGCACCGATATTTTCGTATTTAGCTTATTTCCCTGCTAAATGGTTGGTGAAAAGAGTGGATTATACGCGCGCAAAAAAATAA
- a CDS encoding pirin family protein: MKTKKIEIVIPPREPHYVGDGFRVHNFIPSAYRLDMQRMSPFIMLDYNSKFYFPPSEKPKGVGVHPHKGFETVTIAYKGKVAHHDSAGNSGVISEGDVQWMTAAGGILHKEYHEENFSKAGGDFQMVQLWVNLPAKDKMSKPKYQEIVNNKINKFKLPDNGGIIEVIAGNYKDIKGSAFTFTPVNLLNGRLNKGAKAEFSFPANYNTALLVIEGSVKVNDAENVPLDYFALFENEGENFTVDALENSVVLVLSGEPIHEPIAAQGPFVMNTRAEIVQAIDDYNMGKFGFLED, encoded by the coding sequence ATGAAAACTAAAAAAATAGAAATCGTAATACCGCCCAGAGAACCGCATTATGTAGGCGATGGCTTTAGAGTACACAATTTTATTCCAAGTGCTTACCGTTTGGATATGCAACGAATGAGTCCGTTTATAATGCTGGATTACAATTCGAAATTTTATTTTCCACCTTCTGAAAAACCCAAAGGCGTTGGCGTTCATCCACACAAGGGTTTTGAAACGGTAACGATTGCCTACAAAGGAAAAGTGGCGCATCACGACAGTGCCGGAAACAGTGGTGTAATAAGCGAAGGCGACGTACAATGGATGACGGCTGCTGGAGGAATTTTACACAAAGAATACCACGAAGAAAATTTCAGTAAAGCGGGCGGCGATTTCCAAATGGTGCAATTGTGGGTTAATCTTCCTGCAAAAGATAAAATGTCGAAACCAAAATATCAGGAAATCGTCAACAATAAAATTAATAAATTTAAATTGCCAGATAATGGCGGAATTATTGAAGTTATTGCCGGAAATTACAAAGATATAAAAGGTTCTGCATTTACTTTTACGCCAGTAAATTTGTTAAATGGAAGATTAAATAAAGGAGCAAAAGCCGAATTTTCTTTTCCTGCCAATTACAACACCGCTTTATTGGTGATAGAAGGAAGTGTGAAAGTGAACGACGCGGAAAATGTGCCGCTCGATTATTTTGCGTTGTTTGAAAACGAAGGCGAAAACTTTACAGTGGATGCACTTGAAAATTCGGTGGTATTGGTATTAAGCGGAGAACCGATACACGAACCTATTGCAGCGCAAGGTCCTTTTGTGATGAATACCAGAGCTGAAATTGTTCAAGCAATTGATGATTATAATATGGGGAAATTCGGGTTTCTGGAAGATTAA
- the lepB gene encoding signal peptidase I — MKNTTYLLIIFAVSTVIGLWKLFEKAGEKGWKALIPIYNYYIWLKLIKKPWWWIFLIIIPGIDYMMLMVMSVALSATFGKKKTVDAVLAALIGFFYLPYIAFQKDTKYTQPSDKIENKSVTREWVEAIVFAVIAASIIRTFFVEAYTIPSSSMEKTLMVGDYLFVSKVSYGPRIPNTPLSFPFVHHSLPFFDDVKSYLEWIELPYLRLPGYEKVKNNDVVVFNYPEGDTVTTKVSNPDYYSLCRHYGRAVVWDNKEKLGDVVYRPVDKQENYIKRCIGIAGDTILIKRAQVFINGKSTTLAQEAQAGYVVKTDGSYFNPEALKGLDITDDPRQTDSTSWLVNLPKENVEKIKNYVGIKSVQLDIADKEIFDEDIYPNNPHYRWNVDNFGPLYIPKAGATIKLDTTNLPLYSRVITAYEHNDLKTVGNKIFINGKESNSYTFKMNYYFMMGDNRHNSEDSRFWGFVPEDHIVGKAVFIWMSWKTTGANFIQKIRWNRLFSFIDSNGVSRSYFIPVIIVAALIFMFTYFRKPRKKDEN, encoded by the coding sequence TAAGCACCGTTATTGGATTATGGAAATTGTTTGAAAAGGCCGGAGAGAAAGGCTGGAAAGCACTTATTCCGATTTACAATTATTACATCTGGTTAAAGCTCATTAAAAAACCGTGGTGGTGGATTTTTTTAATCATCATTCCAGGCATTGATTACATGATGTTGATGGTGATGTCGGTGGCGTTATCCGCGACATTTGGGAAGAAAAAAACAGTCGACGCCGTGTTGGCAGCGCTCATCGGATTTTTTTACTTACCTTATATCGCTTTTCAAAAAGACACGAAATACACACAACCTTCTGATAAAATTGAAAATAAATCCGTTACTCGAGAATGGGTAGAAGCTATTGTTTTCGCGGTTATTGCGGCATCTATCATTCGTACTTTTTTTGTGGAAGCCTACACCATTCCTTCTTCTTCCATGGAAAAAACTTTAATGGTGGGCGATTATCTTTTTGTGAGCAAAGTAAGTTACGGTCCGCGCATTCCGAACACGCCTCTCTCCTTTCCTTTCGTGCACCATTCCTTGCCTTTTTTCGATGATGTAAAATCGTATTTAGAATGGATTGAATTGCCTTATTTGCGTTTGCCGGGTTATGAAAAAGTAAAAAATAACGATGTCGTTGTTTTTAATTATCCCGAAGGTGACACGGTTACAACAAAAGTCTCCAACCCTGACTATTACTCACTTTGCAGACATTATGGCAGAGCGGTCGTTTGGGATAACAAAGAAAAATTAGGCGATGTTGTGTATCGCCCGGTCGATAAACAAGAAAATTACATCAAGCGTTGCATCGGTATTGCTGGCGATACGATTCTGATTAAAAGAGCGCAAGTTTTTATCAACGGAAAAAGTACGACACTTGCTCAAGAAGCGCAAGCTGGTTATGTGGTAAAAACTGACGGTTCTTATTTTAATCCGGAAGCACTTAAAGGACTTGATATTACGGATGATCCGCGACAAACAGATTCTACCAGTTGGTTGGTAAATTTACCAAAAGAGAATGTCGAAAAAATAAAAAATTATGTGGGAATAAAAAGTGTACAACTTGATATCGCTGATAAAGAGATTTTCGACGAAGATATTTATCCGAACAATCCGCATTACCGTTGGAATGTAGATAATTTCGGACCACTTTACATTCCGAAAGCTGGAGCAACCATAAAATTAGACACCACCAATTTGCCGCTTTACAGTCGTGTCATTACAGCTTATGAGCACAATGATTTGAAAACTGTTGGAAATAAAATTTTCATCAACGGAAAAGAAAGTAATTCCTACACTTTTAAAATGAATTATTATTTTATGATGGGTGATAACCGCCACAACTCAGAAGATTCGCGCTTTTGGGGATTTGTTCCGGAAGATCACATTGTAGGAAAAGCCGTATTTATTTGGATGTCATGGAAAACAACCGGAGCTAATTTCATACAAAAAATAAGATGGAACAGATTGTTTAGTTTCATTGATAGCAATGGTGTTTCGCGCTCTTATTTTATTCCAGTTATTATTGTAGCTGCTCTTATTTTTATGTTTACGTATTTCAGAAAACCTCGAAAAAAAGATGAAAACTAA
- a CDS encoding redoxin domain-containing protein has product MKKIFFSLLIIIGAFSANANPESNYDFKFKVLHIKDSTCFMGSYFGDKEFVQDTAKIDAQGNFEFKGNKTLPGGVYFILFKNKKYFEFIVDKDQHISMETDTTDFINDMKVKNSKDNVLFYKYLHFIADKAKMVDPLRKELSSAKNKDSIKVIDAQLSAADKEVNKYKTDYIAEHPETFLAKIFITSQEPKVPEAPKLADGKKDSLFAFRYYKSHYFDNVDFSDARLIRTPIMASKLKEYLTKLTLQTPDSLNAAADYLSEKARANKEMFKYIVNEITSTYETSNIMGMDAVFVHMVKKYYATKQAFWIDSTQLYRITERAKTLDPILIGKQAPSLILPDTSGHIIPLDSVKAAFTIVYFWDYDCSYCKKVTPKLLEWYEKAKFKNIKVYAVQTNDGIATWRKYIDENKLDWINVSDRYHQSGLHQVYDVYSTPVIYLLDENKTIVAKRLDVEQLNELLKKKYKITVE; this is encoded by the coding sequence ATGAAAAAAATATTTTTTTCACTACTTATTATCATCGGAGCATTCAGTGCAAATGCCAATCCGGAAAGCAATTATGATTTTAAATTCAAAGTGCTCCATATAAAAGACAGCACCTGTTTTATGGGAAGTTATTTTGGTGATAAAGAATTTGTGCAGGATACTGCGAAGATTGATGCGCAAGGCAATTTCGAATTTAAAGGAAACAAAACGCTTCCAGGCGGCGTGTATTTTATCCTATTTAAAAATAAAAAATATTTTGAGTTTATTGTGGATAAAGACCAGCACATTTCGATGGAAACTGATACGACCGATTTTATCAATGACATGAAAGTGAAAAATTCGAAGGACAATGTTCTTTTTTACAAATACCTCCATTTCATTGCCGACAAAGCAAAAATGGTCGATCCTTTGCGAAAAGAATTGTCTTCTGCAAAAAATAAAGATTCTATAAAAGTGATAGATGCCCAATTATCAGCGGCAGACAAAGAAGTAAACAAATACAAAACTGATTATATTGCAGAACATCCAGAAACTTTTTTGGCAAAGATTTTTATAACATCGCAAGAACCAAAAGTGCCGGAAGCACCCAAATTAGCAGATGGAAAAAAGGATTCTCTTTTTGCCTTTCGATATTATAAAAGCCATTATTTTGACAATGTAGATTTTTCGGATGCGCGTTTAATTCGCACGCCCATTATGGCGAGTAAATTAAAAGAATACCTTACTAAACTTACCTTACAAACTCCTGATTCTCTTAACGCTGCTGCTGATTACCTCAGCGAAAAAGCAAGGGCAAATAAAGAAATGTTTAAATACATTGTGAATGAAATTACGAGCACTTACGAAACATCCAATATCATGGGCATGGATGCCGTTTTTGTGCACATGGTGAAAAAATATTATGCCACCAAACAAGCCTTTTGGATAGATTCTACACAATTGTACCGTATTACCGAGCGCGCCAAAACATTGGATCCGATTCTTATCGGAAAACAAGCGCCCTCCTTGATTTTACCCGATACTTCCGGGCATATTATTCCTCTGGATTCCGTAAAAGCAGCATTTACGATTGTTTATTTTTGGGATTACGACTGCAGTTATTGTAAAAAAGTAACACCTAAATTATTGGAATGGTACGAGAAAGCAAAATTTAAAAACATAAAAGTATATGCCGTTCAAACCAACGATGGCATTGCTACGTGGCGAAAATACATTGACGAAAACAAATTGGATTGGATCAATGTTTCGGATCGTTATCACCAAAGTGGTTTACATCAAGTGTATGATGTATATAGTACGCCCGTTATTTATTTATTGGATGAAAACAAAACCATTGTAGCCAAAAGATTGGATGTAGAGCAGCTCAACGAATTGCTAAAAAAGAAATATAAAATAACGGTTGAGTAA
- a CDS encoding M23 family metallopeptidase — protein sequence MRKIFFLSLFVFLLIDFTAFSSVRSLKTDTLSATKYIPTKSYNDSIQLFPAYSLYKNWDTLCLEPYHFDVQNMPDTEEVVLQTDTSCCQFVQPYIGAITSDFGFRKYRYHYGIDIKLNKGDSVQAAFDGEVRIAQHNKSYGNVIIIRHNNGLETIYAHLSKILVHADEKIIAGQKIGLGGSTGHSTGNHLHFEVRYKGHPIDPKTIISFDNHSLLMNDLYITKNNFSYMSKRMYANKRTRKNNFSYVVKKGNHHYYIVREGDTIYAISRKNHIPVKDLYRLNGMNHETHLQIGKRVML from the coding sequence ATGAGAAAAATATTTTTTTTAAGTCTGTTTGTTTTTTTGTTGATTGATTTTACTGCGTTTTCAAGCGTTAGAAGTTTGAAAACAGATACTCTTTCTGCTACAAAATACATTCCTACTAAATCGTATAATGATTCGATACAACTATTTCCAGCCTATTCTCTTTATAAAAATTGGGATACACTTTGTTTGGAGCCTTATCATTTTGATGTGCAAAATATGCCTGATACGGAAGAAGTGGTTTTGCAAACTGACACCAGTTGCTGCCAATTTGTGCAACCTTATATTGGCGCGATTACATCTGATTTTGGTTTTCGCAAATACCGTTATCATTACGGAATTGACATAAAATTAAACAAAGGAGATAGCGTACAAGCTGCATTTGACGGAGAAGTGCGTATTGCGCAACACAATAAAAGTTATGGAAATGTGATTATTATTCGTCATAACAATGGTTTGGAAACCATTTACGCCCATCTTTCAAAAATATTAGTGCATGCAGATGAAAAAATAATTGCTGGACAAAAAATTGGATTAGGCGGCAGCACAGGTCATTCCACTGGAAATCATTTGCATTTTGAAGTGCGTTACAAAGGTCATCCAATAGATCCGAAAACAATTATTTCTTTCGATAATCATTCTTTATTGATGAACGATTTGTACATCACAAAAAATAATTTTTCATACATGTCTAAAAGAATGTATGCAAATAAACGCACTCGAAAAAATAATTTTTCGTACGTCGTAAAAAAAGGAAATCATCATTATTATATTGTGAGAGAAGGCGACACGATTTACGCTATTTCAAGAAAAAACCACATTCCGGTAAAAGATTTGTATCGTTTAAACGGTATGAACCACGAAACGCATTTGCAAATAGGCAAAAGAGTAATGTTGTAA
- a CDS encoding peptidylprolyl isomerase produces MKTAEIITGKGSMKIEFYEKDAPLTVKNFIDLAEKKFYDGLTFHRVIPNFVLQAGCPNGTGTGGPGYKIKCELNGENQYHDKGVLSMAHAGRDTGGSQFFICISRQATQHLDRNHTCFGKVVEGLDVIDKIKQGDVIEKIIISEKK; encoded by the coding sequence ATGAAAACAGCAGAAATTATTACAGGAAAAGGATCCATGAAAATTGAATTCTATGAAAAAGATGCACCATTAACAGTGAAAAATTTTATTGATTTGGCGGAAAAGAAATTTTACGACGGATTAACTTTTCATCGTGTGATTCCGAATTTTGTGTTGCAAGCAGGCTGCCCAAATGGCACAGGCACTGGCGGACCAGGTTATAAAATTAAATGCGAATTGAATGGAGAAAACCAATATCACGATAAAGGAGTGCTCTCAATGGCTCATGCTGGAAGGGATACAGGAGGTTCACAATTTTTTATTTGCATCAGTCGACAAGCAACGCAACATTTAGATCGCAACCATACTTGTTTCGGAAAAGTGGTTGAAGGACTTGATGTGATTGATAAAATTAAGCAAGGCGATGTGATTGAAAAAATAATTATTTCAGAAAAAAAATAA